A window of Poecilia reticulata strain Guanapo linkage group LG7, Guppy_female_1.0+MT, whole genome shotgun sequence genomic DNA:
GTCCTCGCATTGTTTAGGCTGCTCTCTTAGATCTGCCACCAGTGTTTACTGCCATGGTACGTGGAGGTCAGAGTTAAGGTTTTACATTATTCATTATACATACTGCTGTAAATATTCTATGTAGGACGGTCCCCCCTCCAGATCCCCCCACTTCTTGCACAACGGCAGTGCCGTTCggcagacagaaaacacagccTTAACTGTGctgaaatgacatttaaagagcaaaaaaagttgcaaaaaaaatacaaaaaaacaaaaaaaaaacaagagcaaaagcaaaacaaaaaaaatctaaagactATTGAATATATTAAAGAGTTACCTGCCTGTTATTTAAGCGAATAAATATCTATATATGAGAAAGAACACACCTGTATACTGTAGACTAAATCTGTATTGAAATCTAAGAGAATTTAATGGGAAATAAGTCCAACACCTTTTGTctgtatgaaagaaaaaaaaatccatcaaagtATTCTACAATAATAACTTTGACAAACTCTGTCTGGTCTTGTGTTGTTTGTTCAGGTAACACAGTGACTCCTTCCTTCCCCAGAATAATAATAAWaaaaaaaaacactgaatatttttttataattttgcttttggttGCCTGCTGTACAGATTCAGATGTTTTGTTACCCTGGGAAGATGCAGCACTGTGAGAAACAAACTGCTTCCTTagagatttcttctgtttttgcttccaTGTCACACATAAACGTTTcttaaattcaaacaaatgttaataaccCGGCAAagataatctgagaaaatacaaaaagcacTTTCAATTGACTTTTTGAGTATATTCAAAAGTATGTCATTCACTGAGGAAAATGTATTGCTCCTGGACTGAGTAACAGCTTTTGCCACACTTTGCAGCAAAAACCCCCATCAAGTGTTTGCGGTAAGCGGCAGGGAGGCTTTTACATCTTTGTGGAGAMATTTTTGGTGTCTTTTCTTTGCATGCTTGTTTCAGTTCGTCTAGTTTAAAGGATTTTTGCAAGATTTGAGTCCCAACTTTAACTAGACATCTGCAAAACCTTCAATTAGCCTTTTTCTGAGCCTTTTCTAGGTGGACTCGCTGGTTTGATTTAGGGCATCAGGCTGCTAAGTTTAAGGTCACAGACTGATGGCCAGATATTCAACTTCAGGAAGAGaggccagaaaaaaaagcaatgaaaacaaGTTCCTGAAGATCTCATGTTTGACTGTTATGGTattctttttctgaatgttttaaagttttactctAGATGTAACAATCTTCATGAATCCATGGAAGGCTTACCCAAAGTGTTGGGATGTTTTCTGTGAGACATTCCTTGTCATTCTGTTTGGTCAGCAGTGGCCTGAGCTCTGAATGTCTCCATAGATATTTGCTCAGTCTCTTTCTTATTRCCGAGTCATGAACACTGACTTTAACTGAGACAAATGAGACCTGCAGTGATTGGTTTAGCGTTAATTGTTTGTGCGCTCGGATAGGCCAGCCACTTCTGTAAaggttcaccactgttccatgtCTATTTCTAGAACTGCTTATTCTATTTCTAGAATAAGCAGTTTCTATAAAGAAACTGCTTATTCAGAGCAGTTTCTTTAGTGTGTTACTTATTTTTAACcagcttcatgttgtcagatgaTTTATCTGTGTAAATTCCTGATTCAAGAGGTCAAGCACTAAAATCGAAACATAAATGTGGCCAAATGCTGTTATAATTTTAAACAGAACCAGGTTAGTTTGGAAAACATGTTTCCCTTTAATCAAATTTGaacattatattttgaatttactcaagttatcaaacacattaaaatatgattatttaaaacatgagtGTGATATGTCCAAATCTGATGTTAAAACAATAGGAATATGTAAATGTagaatgattttatttcactggaAGGAGTTAATGGACAATAATTCATGTGTTCTCTTTTCTCATTGAGAAACTTTYAAATTTGACAAAGTTATAGCCAGTATGAAAAAGAAGCCTTATTTAATCCTCATATCCAGAGGAGCTGAGTTGTGCATTCTGACCAGGTCCCCCTGCGACTAcgggtccttctcaaaaaattagcatgttGTGAtaatgttcattattttccataatgtaatgataaaaattaaactgtcatatattttagattcattgcacaccaactgaaatatttcaggtcttttattgttttaatactgatgattttggcatacagctcatgaaaacccaaaatccgtctcaaaaatgtacatatttcatccgaccaataaaagaaatgtgttttaataccaaaaaagtcaaccttcaaataattatgttcagttatgcactcaatacttggtcaNNNNNNNNNNNNNNNNNNNNNNNNNNNNNNNNNNNNNNNNNNNNNNNNNNNNNNNNNNNNNNNNNNNNNNNNNNNNNNNNNNNNNNNNNNNNNNNNNNNNNNNNNNNNNNNNNNNNNNNNNNNNNNNNNNNNNNNNNNNNNNNNNNNNNNNNNNNNNNNNNNNNNNNNNNNNNNNNNNNNNNNNNNNNNNNNNNNNNNNNNNNNNNNNNNNNNNNNNNNNNNNNNNNNNNNNNNNNNNNNNNNNNNNNNNNNNNNNNNNNNNNNNNNNNNNNNNNNNNNNNNNNNNNNNNNNNNNNNNNNNNNNNNNNNNNNNNNNNNNNNNNNNNNNNNNNNNNNNNNNNNNNNNNNNNNNNNNNNNNNNNNNNNNNNNNNNNNNNNNNNNNNNNNNNNNNNNNNNNNNNNNNNNNNNNNNNNNNNNNNNNNNNNNNNNNNNNNNNNNNNNNNNNNNNNNNNNNNNNNNNNNNNNNNNNNNNNNNNNNNNNNNNNNNNNNNNNNNNNNNNNNNNNNNNNNNNNNNNNNNNNNNNNNNNNNNNNNNNNNNNNNNNNNNNNNNNNNNNNNNNNNNNNNNNNNNNNNNNNNNNNNNNNNNNNNNNNNNNNNNNNNNNNNNNNNNNNNNNNNNNNNNNNNNNNNNNNNNNNNNNNNNNNNNNNNNNNNNNNNNNNNNNNNNNNNNNNNNNNNNNNNNNNNNNNNNNNNNNNNNNNNNNNNNNNNNNNNNNNNNNNNNNNNNNNNNNNNNNNNNNNNNNNNNNNNNNNNNNNNNNNNNNNNNNNNNNNNNNNNNNNNNNNNNNNNNNNNNNNNNNNNNNNNNNNNNNNNNNNNNNNNNNNNNNNNNNNNNNNNNNNNNNNNNNNNNNNNNNNNNNNNNNNNNNNNNNNNNNNNNNNNNNNNNNNNNNNNNNNNNNNNNNNNNNNNNNNNNNNNNNNNNNNNNNNNNNNNNNNNNNNNNNNNNNNNNNNNNNNNNNNNNNNNNNNNNNNNNNNNNNNNNNNNNNNNNNNNNNNNNNNNNNNNNNNNNNNNNNNNNNNNNNNNNNNNNNNNNNNNNNNNNNNNNNNNNNNNNNNNNNNNNNNNNNNNNNNNNNNNNNNNNNNNNNNNNNNNNNNNNNNNNNNNNNNNNNNNNNNNNNNNNNNNNNNNNNNNNNNNNNNNNNNNNNNNNNNNNNNNNNNNNNNNNNNNNNNNNNNNNNNNNNNNNNNNNNNNNNNNNNNNNNNNNNNNNNNNNNNNNNNNNNNNNNNNNNNNNNNNNNNNNNNNNNNNNNNNNNNNNNNNNNNNNNNNNNNNNNNNNNNNNNNNNNNNNNNNNNNNNNNNNNNNNNNNNNNNNNNNNNNNNNNNNNNNNNNNNNNNNNNNNNNNNNNNNNNNNNNNNNNNNNNNNNNNNNNNNNNNNNNNNNNNNNNNNNNNNNNNNNNNNNNNNNNNNNNNNNNNNNNNNNNNNNNNNNNNNNNNNNNNNNNNNNNNNNNNNNNNNNNNNNNNNNNNNNNNNNNNNGTTTGCCTTCAttagtgaaaatgtaaaattattgaGTCTTGCTCCAGAGTGCGTCTGGAACAATGAGGCATAATATTTGCCTGACTAAATGAAAGAATCTGAAGTTTRATACTTGCTAAATTCCACCAAACCCTGATAAAAATATTCTCACCCATATTGGAAGTGAACTGATCAGTCTTTAYcccccagaatcagaaccaaacattgcattcagtttttatgctctaATCTAGAACAATGTCAAAAGGTgggtcatttgtaattttagtctgtattacaactttttattgctttttgatTTACTTCTGCAATGTAAGGTTTTATGCCTCCATAAGGTAAAATACAATAATGTTGAATATACTCATGTATTTGCCTTAACAGCCACTGATTTGGGAACATAAGACCAGAGGATTCGTCAAACCAACTGAGGCCCACTGAATGCTTYAAACACACAACAGGGAACATCTGAAGGGTAACCAATATACCAATAGGTAGCAGTACAGATTACTTTTCTGTTCCACTCTCCCAGGAAATATGATTAATACAAAAGCACTTGCAGCTAAATGAGCTAAAATACAGTACATTCAGAAGTATTTAAAgttcttcactttttccacattgaCAAGGTGGTATTATGTCTTTTTCAAGCACACTGTGCTATAAAACAGCACTGATaacttcagttataaaaatgctgtatatgtgAAACCAGACATTTGAAACCTTAAAATTGGCCTGTTTAAGATCCTCTTCTTTCCAGCACTCCGCCTTCAGCACATCACCACAAAACTGTTCCTCTGTGCTGCTATTTAGAACCGTTCCTAAAAGTGTTGGACTAAGTAGTTCATGTGAGCTCAGCAGAAGTGCAGTTCAACCAAGTGTTGGCCAACAGCTGCTGGTCAGAAGGAGCTAAGAGGGGGAACTGCAGGTGAGCAGTGCTGTCAGGTTTATGGAAATATGTAGCACcttgtttacttattttattattccattATTTCCACAATAAGTTAACTGACTGAGCCAAGTGAAGCAAAATCATGCTTYATTTCCTCAGTAAGCTGAATTGGTTTGTCTTCATTAGTGAGACTGTAAAATGATTACAAGTCTCGTTCCAGAMTCGTAATCTGGACACCCAAATGTTGGGGGAGATGTTacaatttctcaaacatgtatgacaaattcaaagcaacactccaggaaaGTCTtagatgagggaataacatgatgtaaagcttgaaaaaagtattttacattATACCCTACCTTTAAATTAATCTTCCCTCAAAATTCTAGACACCAAATTATGACAACATGGAAAAAAACTTGAGATTTTACTGATCATGCGTAAAATGTTTCTACAACTTAAAAGAAGTCCACCTGTGGTCAATTCAGATTGGACTTGATGTGGAAAGGCACACACCTGTCTATATATGGTCATACAGTTGACAGTGTAAACATGAAATYAAAGGAATCGTCAGTAGACCTCAGAGACACGATGGTCTTGAGGCAGAAATCTGAAGAAGGATCCAGAAACACTCCTGCTGCTCTGAAGGACCGATGAACTCCGCCTCCATTGtcagcctttcttttttttttttttagaatttagcaaaaatctcaaaaacttTTTCTCACATTGCTGCTCACATGGggtatttgtgtgtaaaatttTGAGGAAAGACTGTTTTAATaaggctggaaaataaaatgtggagaaaGTGAAGTGCTGTGAAAACCTTCTGGATGCACTGTAGTTGGGcagataaatgaaatgaatcttTCTATGCTGTATTATTCCATCCAATGGGGACTGTCATCTGTTCTGACAACCGTTACCAGACTTGACCCAATGTTCAGGGAAAGTTAAGACCTTTATCGGCAGAGCTTGctgtttagaaagaaaaaagagaagcatTAATATCAACAGTACACAACAAGACTCAGCAGATATTTCGTATTTTACACACAGAGAATGGGATTTATTTGTCCAACATTTCTCAGACCATTtacttgaaaagaaaatatattcaaaattaaacatttacagtttattagatgtgatttaaaaaattttactgtgatcagttgtttttttttaaatgtgcatttcaATATACAAACAATAYACAAATTGCTCCGGGTGCTGTAGGAGCTCCAGGTGATGATACAACCAAGAGCTACAGGTGATGCAGAATGTGGGTAAAAATTAGATTACATATACCATTTGTTACCGATactacctttaaaaaaataccaggCCACGTTGCAGCTGCGTGTCCAGCTTCGTCACCTCCCATCAGCAGAACTTTAGCATAAAGAAAAAAGGYGGCGCTAAATACATGTATCCTTCGGTAAACAGGTACTGGTTCACAAAgaggtttttgttattttttccRTCTGATAAGTagaatgtgttttctgttttctcttttgcttttaaGATCAATTACTTTACAGTTTGAGAGATTTTTGATCACTCTTTGTGGACCCTTACCWTTATCTTATCAAACAAGCACTAAGAAAACTGAAGCCTAACACTTATCAAATTATTtcttacaacaaaacaaaactgagcaaAGTGCTCAACATCCATTAATTGGGAACATttgatatattaaaataaaaaataaaaagtacagaaGTTGCTGCTGAATGCTGAAGCCAGTGAGAAGTTTCTGTCTATTCCTTACCATGGCGTCAAGCAGGAAGAGGGAGTTCAGAAAGCCACTCATCCCCCATGGCGGAGCAACCATTACCTAGAAGAAACTGTCAACAAGGTTTAGCAGTAACGTGTACTCATCCCACCAGAACAAATAGCATAAATCACATGCACATTCTGCGGTTCTTAGGCAGCTCTAATTAACTCAGTGTTCATCCATCCTGATAAAGTTCAGTACAGAGTCGCATATGGTTTAGTCTCAATATGAGAAAACAGAAGTACTTGACCCTACATTTTGAGCGACGTGCTCGCGCTCTCTGCACACTTTGGGCAGAATTCCACTGACACGTGGTTCTTGTCTACATGCAGGCACACGCCGCCAGACgtctccttctcctccacctTCACCCGCTTCCTGGGCAACGCATAATCGTGCTCGTTAGAGCGCGGCCCCTGGAAAAGCGAGGAAGATAATTTCATCCCATTCACATCGCTCAGTCTGGACAAGAGCTGGGCTAACATGCTCTCATTGGCCAGCACAGCCCTCAGATACCTGGTTTCATCCTCCAATTCTTCCACCCGTTTAGTCAACTGACAGTTCTCCTGTTTGAGCACGCCGTTCTCCGTTGACAGAACGCCAACCTGCTTCTCCAGGCTGTTGACGTGCTCCTTCTTCTTGAGACGGTTCAATCTGGCAGCGATGGCGTTTTTGTTGATGACGTGGTTCGACTGGTTTAGTCGGTTTTTCATCCTGGAGCCWGAAGACRTTCTGTCTGGAGATGAGCGGGATGAAACGTCAAAAACCGAGTCTTGGTTTATGTCGCTGCATGCTTCTAGATTGGCAAGATCGACGCCAAAGAGTAGAGAGGAAGAATCTTTTTCTAGAGTCCACTTTAAATCTTCAAACAGGTCRTCTAGCTCGATTCCTGGATGATCGGTGTCATCGGCAGCAAGCTCATCAGAAGGGCTGGGGAGATCTTGATCGTTTTCCACTACATCCACCTCCTCAACGTCTACCGACGGCATCTCCATGGCACGGCTTCTTCTCCTTGTGATCATCGTGTTCTGCCAACCAGATAGCAAAGACATTGAATAAAGAGGTTCTTTTACGCAATACTTGTGGAAACATAAAACTTCATTGTTAAATCTTGCAAATAAACTCAGATAAAGTAGGTATGAATTACAATTTTCAATtagtaaattatttaatctctACAAGtctttcaataaaacaataaatatttcactAGAAATCCCTTATTTCCCTacataaaaaactgaatattttttgccTTTCAGTTACGTACTGCTACTAAAATGTTAGTAATTCTTTTACAtataatctaataaaaaaaggtctttaaaaTCACCGTAATAAAATATCGCTTTTGATAAACMCGTTGACGGTAAACTGCATGAGGTACTCTGGACAGGTTTATGTAAGTAGTAACACCTAACCCTCTTTTAGTCCGCGCTATCACATCGTCACGTGATACAAGTGACGCATGTCCAAAACGTTGTGCTAACGTTGAGAACTCCGTTAGCTTTCCCTAACATGCCACACAGTCACATTTTATTCGTGAATTGTCTTCTAAAGTATgttctttaaaagcaaaaacaaataatgaacaCATTCTGTGCTTAGTCTTAACCTAATTGTCGATAAGGTAAGCTATAGAGCCTCTATAGCTTAAAATAGGCCGCGCTAGCTTACCGCGCTTTTGATTAGCATACAGCTAATGATAAAAAACGGTGCAATAACATTAGTTTGGGTGCACTAAAGTCACTATACGACGagtcaagagtaaaaaaaaagtggtaaCTCTGTGTAATGAAAGCCTGTTATGAACGAGAAATTCCCTGACTGTGCCTGAGTTAGCCTTTGTGTTTAGCCAYAGGCCAACAAACTGAGCTAATGTGACGCAGCATTTTCTTCGCACAAATACTTACCAGCCcgactcaaaaacacaaaaactataGAAAAGTCAAGTAGTTAAGCTGTGTCGGCGGCCAAAAGCGTTGTAGATATATATTATTTCTTCAAATTGAACACAGCTAAAACTTGTGAAGAGCGAGGTACCTTTGACCGTCCAAaccaacttcttcttcttcttcttctttttctttacggAAGCTTGCATTCAATTTGTTGCATTATCGCCATCTTCTGGGTCAGATGTTCATTACACTTCTACTACACATTTCTACAAGTCTCTKAATGAGGCAAATATTCTTAAACTTTCCTTTTAATTCAGTGTTGTTTAATTGAAATAACATATCTTTAAAATCGGTTCCCAAATACGTCCATGAATAATAttctccttttattttcatatttcctaCACATGGACRCATTGTAMAGTTTTCTCAACATTATGATTACAAAAAACAGCATCCTACAGGCTTCCGATCAAGTTGTACTGACTAATTCTTATTCTAACTTAAATTCCTTTTTGGTAAAGTGCATTGAtattatatttgttgtgaattggtgctgtataaatattttttcttaattgctCGCGTTGCCCTCTAATTTTTCACAGGAATSCACTTAATTCCTATGGTTTAATTTTGCGCACATAATCTTAAAtgagttaaataatttaattgaaagTAGTCTGGTGATActttaaatatgtaataaaaaaatttcactAAAGAAAAGTACASTTTTTAACTTACTTTTCACCATTCTAAAGCTGATGATATTGCTGGGATTCTTTTTGGTGTTCCAATAAATCTTAGMATCACAACTGCTGCACACTTGTCTGTACactgatcttttaaaaaataaaatacatatatatgcaAATTTGATGATCACTACATTCGTTCTTGATATGATTCTGAAACTCTTGGCAAATATCagttgttttgcttctttttttaaaactagctaaaatcacatttatatttatgcatgaattatgatcctttgtgtcaggattttttcaaaatgttttttttattttcttaagacataaaagaagtagaaaaaatgttattgtaaagaaaaaaagcttttatctttttttttggtgatcagttgtaattttctccaaatacaaaggtgttatttgaaaaatatatcagtagtattgttctttaagNNNNNNNNNNNNNNNNNNNNNNNNNNNNNNNNNNNNNNNNNNNNNNNNNNNNNNNNNNNNNNNNNNNNNNNNNNNNNNNNNNNNNNNNNNNNNNNNNNNNNNNNNNNNNNNNNNNNNNNNNNNNNNNNNNNNNNNNNNNNNNNNNNNNNNNNNNNNNNNNNNNNNNNNNNNNNNNNNNNNNNNNNNNNNNNNNNNNNNNNNNNNNNNNNNNNNNNNNNNNNNNNNNNNNNNNNNNNNNNNNNNNNNNNNNNNNNNNNNNNNNNNNNNNNNNNNNNNNNNNNNNNNNNNNNNNNNNNNNNNNNNNNNNNNNNNNNNNNNNNNNNNNNNNNNNNNNNNNNNNNNNNNNNNNNNNNNNNNNNNNNNNNNNNNNNNNNNNNNNNNNNNNNNNNNNNNNNNNNNNNNNNNNNNNNNNNNNNNNNNNNNNNNNNNNNNNNNNNNNNNNNNNNNNNNNNNNNNNNNNNNNNNNNNNNNNNNNNNNNNNNNNNNNNNNNNNNNNNNNNNNNNNNNNNNNNNNNNNNNNNNNNNNNNNNNNNNNNNNNNNNNNNNNNNNNNNNNNNNNNNNNNNNNNNNNNNNNNNNNNNNNNNNNNNNNNNNNNNNNNNNNNNNNNNNNNNNNNNNNNNNNNNNNNNNNNNNNNNNNNNNNNNNNNNNNNNNNNNNNNNNNNNNNNNNNNNNNNNNNNNNNNNNNNNNNNNNNNNNNNNNNNNNNNNNNNNNNNNNNNNNNNNNNNNNNNNNNNNNNNNNNNNNNNNNNNNNNNNNNNNNNNNNNNNNNNNNNNNNNNNNNNNNNNNNNNNNNNNNNNNNNNNNNNNNNNNNNNNNNNNNNNNNNNNNNNNNNNNNNNNNNNNNNNNNNNNNNNNNNNNNNNNNNNNNNNNNNNNNNNNNNNNNNNNNNNNNNNNNNNNNNNNNNNNNNNNNNNNNNNNNNNNNNNNNNNNNNNNNNNNNNNNNNNNNNNNNNNNNNNNNNNNNNNNNNNNNNNNNNNNNNNNNNNNNNNNNNNNNNNNNNNNNNNNNNNNNNNNNNNNNNNNNNNNNNNNNNNNNNNNNNNNNNNNNNNNNNNNNNNNNNNNNNNNNNNNNNNNNNNNNNNNNNNNNNNNNNNNNNNNNNNNNNNNNNNNNNNNNNNNNNNNNNNNNNNNNNNNNNNNNNNNNNNNNNNNNNNNNNNNNNNNNNNNNNNNNNNNNNNNNNNNNNNNNNNNNNNNNNNNNNNNNNNNNNNNNNNNNNNNNNNNNNNNNNNNNNNNNNNNNNNNNNNNNNNNNNNNNNNNNNNNNNNNNNNNNNNNNNNNNNNNNNNNNNNNNNNNNNNNNNNNNNNNNNNNNNNNNNNNNNNNNNNNNNNNNNNNNNNNNNNNNNNNNNNNNNNNNNNNNNNNNNNNNNNNNNNNNNNNNNNNNNNNNNNNNNNNNNNNNNNNNNNNNNNNNNNNNNNNNNNNNNNNNNNNNNNNNNNNNNNNNNNNNNNNNNNNNNNNNNNNNNNNNNNNNNNNNNNNNNNNNNNNNNNNNNNNNNNNNNNNNNNNNNNNNNNNNNNNNNNNNNNNNNNNNNNNNNNNNNNNNNNNNNNNNNNNNNNNNNNNNNNNNNNNNNNNNNNNNNNNNNNNNNNNNNNNNNNNNNNNNNNNNNNNNNNNNNNNNNNNNNNNNNNNNNNNNNNNNNNNNNNNNNNNNNNNNNNNNNNNNNNNNNNNNNNNNNNNNNNNNNNNNNNNNNNNNNNNNNNNNNNNNNNNNNNNNNNNNNNNNNNNNNNNNNNNNNNNNNNNNNNNNNN
This region includes:
- the crebzf gene encoding CREB/ATF bZIP transcription factor encodes the protein MITRRRSRAMEMPSVDVEEVDVVENDQDLPSPSDELAADDTDHPGIELDDLFEDLKWTLEKDSSSLLFGVDLANLEACSDINQDSVFDVSSRSSPDRXSSGSRMKNRLNQSNHVINKNAIAARLNRLKKKEHVNSLEKQVGVLSTENGVLKQENCQLTKRVEELEDETRGRALTSTIMRCPGSG